The Canis lupus dingo isolate Sandy chromosome 8, ASM325472v2, whole genome shotgun sequence genome has a segment encoding these proteins:
- the SSTR1 gene encoding somatostatin receptor type 1 isoform X1, protein MFPNGTASSPSSPSPSPGSCGEGGGSRGPGAGAADGMEEPGRNASQNGTLSEGQGSAILISFIYSVVCLVGLCGNSMVIYVILRYAKMKTATNIYILNLAIADELLMLSVPFLVTSTLLRHWPFGALLCRLVLSVDAVNMFTSIYCLTVLSVDRYVAVVHPIKAARYRRPTVAKVVNLGVWVLSLLVILPIVVFSRTAANSDGTVACNMLMPEPAQRWLVGFVLYTFLMGFLLPVGAICLCYVLIIAKMRMVALKAGWQQRKRSERKITLMVMMVVMVFVICWMPFYVVQLVNVFAEQDDATVSQLSVILGYANSCANPILYGFLSDNFKRSFQRILCLSWMDNAAEEPVDYYATALKSRAYSVEDFQPENLESGGAVFRNGTCTSRITTL, encoded by the coding sequence ATGTTCCCCAATGGCActgcctcctctccttcttctcctagCCCCAGCCCGGGCAGCTGCGGGGAAGGCGGCGGCAgcaggggccccggggccggCGCCGCGGACGGCATGGAGGAGCCGGGGCGAAACGCGTCCCAGAACGGGACCTTGAGCGAGGGCCAGGGCAGCGCCATCCTCATCTCTTTCATCTACTCCGTGGTGTGCCTGGTGGGGCTGTGTGGTAACTCCATGGTCATCTACGTGATCCTGCGCTACGCCAAAATGAAGACGGCCACCAACATCTACATCCTGAACCTGGCCATCGCCGACGAGCTGCTCATGCTCAGCGTGCCGTTCCTGGTCACCTCCACGTTGCTTCGCCACTGGCCCTTCGGCGCGCTGCTCTGCCGCCTCGTGCTCAGCGTGGACGCGGTCAACATGTTCACCAGCATCTACTGTCTGACTGTGCTGAGCGTGGACCGGTACGTGGCCGTGGTGCACCCCATCAAGGCGGCACGCTACCGCCGGCCCACCGTGGCCAAGGTGGTGAATCTGGGCGTGTGGGTGCTCTCGCTGCTGGTCATTCTGCCCATCGTGGTCTTCTCGCGCACAGCGGCCAACAGTGACGGCACGGTGGCCTGCAACATGCTCATGCCTGAGCCGGCCCAGCGCTGGCTAGTGGGCTTCGTGTTGTACACGTTTCTCATGGGCTTCCTGCTGCCCGTCGGGGCCATCTGCCTGTGCTACGTGCTCATCATCGCCAAAATGCGCATGGTGGCTCTCAAGGCCGGCTGGCAGCAGCGCAAGCGCTCGGAGCGCAAGATCACcctgatggtgatgatggtggtgatggtgtttGTCATCTGCTGGATGCCCTTCTATGTAGTGCAGCTGGTCAACGTGTTTGCCGAGCAGGACGACGCCACGGTGAGCCAGCTGTCGGTCATCCTGGGCTACGCCAACAGCTGCGCCAATCCCATCCTCTACGGCTTCCTTTCGGACAACTTCAAGCGCTCTTTCCAGCGCATCCTGTGCCTCAGCTGGATGGACAACGCGGCCGAGGAGCCTGTCGACTACTACGCCACGGCCCTCAAGAGCCGCGCCTACAGCGTGGAGGACTTCCAGCCCGAGAACCTGGAGTCGGGAGGCGCTGTCTTCCGTAATGGCACCTGCACGTCTCGGATCACGACTCTCTGA
- the SSTR1 gene encoding somatostatin receptor type 1 isoform X2 — protein MEEPGRNASQNGTLSEGQGSAILISFIYSVVCLVGLCGNSMVIYVILRYAKMKTATNIYILNLAIADELLMLSVPFLVTSTLLRHWPFGALLCRLVLSVDAVNMFTSIYCLTVLSVDRYVAVVHPIKAARYRRPTVAKVVNLGVWVLSLLVILPIVVFSRTAANSDGTVACNMLMPEPAQRWLVGFVLYTFLMGFLLPVGAICLCYVLIIAKMRMVALKAGWQQRKRSERKITLMVMMVVMVFVICWMPFYVVQLVNVFAEQDDATVSQLSVILGYANSCANPILYGFLSDNFKRSFQRILCLSWMDNAAEEPVDYYATALKSRAYSVEDFQPENLESGGAVFRNGTCTSRITTL, from the coding sequence ATGGAGGAGCCGGGGCGAAACGCGTCCCAGAACGGGACCTTGAGCGAGGGCCAGGGCAGCGCCATCCTCATCTCTTTCATCTACTCCGTGGTGTGCCTGGTGGGGCTGTGTGGTAACTCCATGGTCATCTACGTGATCCTGCGCTACGCCAAAATGAAGACGGCCACCAACATCTACATCCTGAACCTGGCCATCGCCGACGAGCTGCTCATGCTCAGCGTGCCGTTCCTGGTCACCTCCACGTTGCTTCGCCACTGGCCCTTCGGCGCGCTGCTCTGCCGCCTCGTGCTCAGCGTGGACGCGGTCAACATGTTCACCAGCATCTACTGTCTGACTGTGCTGAGCGTGGACCGGTACGTGGCCGTGGTGCACCCCATCAAGGCGGCACGCTACCGCCGGCCCACCGTGGCCAAGGTGGTGAATCTGGGCGTGTGGGTGCTCTCGCTGCTGGTCATTCTGCCCATCGTGGTCTTCTCGCGCACAGCGGCCAACAGTGACGGCACGGTGGCCTGCAACATGCTCATGCCTGAGCCGGCCCAGCGCTGGCTAGTGGGCTTCGTGTTGTACACGTTTCTCATGGGCTTCCTGCTGCCCGTCGGGGCCATCTGCCTGTGCTACGTGCTCATCATCGCCAAAATGCGCATGGTGGCTCTCAAGGCCGGCTGGCAGCAGCGCAAGCGCTCGGAGCGCAAGATCACcctgatggtgatgatggtggtgatggtgtttGTCATCTGCTGGATGCCCTTCTATGTAGTGCAGCTGGTCAACGTGTTTGCCGAGCAGGACGACGCCACGGTGAGCCAGCTGTCGGTCATCCTGGGCTACGCCAACAGCTGCGCCAATCCCATCCTCTACGGCTTCCTTTCGGACAACTTCAAGCGCTCTTTCCAGCGCATCCTGTGCCTCAGCTGGATGGACAACGCGGCCGAGGAGCCTGTCGACTACTACGCCACGGCCCTCAAGAGCCGCGCCTACAGCGTGGAGGACTTCCAGCCCGAGAACCTGGAGTCGGGAGGCGCTGTCTTCCGTAATGGCACCTGCACGTCTCGGATCACGACTCTCTGA